The following proteins come from a genomic window of Oligoflexus sp.:
- a CDS encoding SPFH domain-containing protein, whose translation MWPGEIVFSMVCGFLLYLIYLASRSVFQIQEGHLGVLISFGKVMPAEPGRDQLKTFGPGLHLKWPWQRVRKVSMMEQMIDLSGEEGGTTAMASDGTILRLDSKLRLTPELDHLHHYLFSMERPVEHVKGLFTCLLRNEIANFDQKDVAGAQELKTESYLPAVRVGSYAAIRRERRLLNQHIQKFCRAQIGNRYGVRFDGVDLTDILPPEELAQSLNSVMNAQSEAQRLLAQTEAECEQRILAARKGLAIARSRGRAVEDEIGTMAGLLADLQRNGTLDLYIERRRGEVLADSRISYIKRPS comes from the coding sequence GTGTGGCCAGGTGAAATCGTGTTCAGTATGGTTTGTGGTTTCCTGCTGTATCTCATTTACCTTGCAAGTCGCAGCGTCTTCCAGATTCAGGAAGGGCACCTGGGAGTCTTGATCAGCTTCGGCAAAGTCATGCCGGCTGAACCCGGACGCGATCAGCTGAAAACATTCGGACCGGGGCTTCATTTGAAGTGGCCCTGGCAGCGTGTGCGTAAGGTTTCGATGATGGAACAAATGATAGATCTTTCCGGCGAAGAGGGCGGAACAACGGCCATGGCCTCGGACGGGACCATCCTGCGGCTCGATTCGAAACTGCGTCTGACCCCGGAGTTGGACCATCTGCATCACTATCTTTTTTCCATGGAACGTCCGGTCGAGCATGTGAAAGGTCTTTTTACCTGTCTTCTGCGCAATGAGATCGCGAACTTCGATCAGAAGGACGTCGCAGGGGCCCAGGAGCTGAAGACCGAGTCCTATCTACCGGCCGTACGCGTGGGTTCCTATGCGGCCATTCGCCGGGAACGCCGGCTTTTGAATCAGCATATTCAAAAATTCTGCCGGGCGCAGATCGGCAACCGTTACGGCGTGCGTTTCGATGGTGTGGATCTCACGGATATTCTTCCGCCTGAAGAGCTGGCACAATCGCTCAATAGTGTCATGAACGCCCAAAGTGAAGCGCAGAGACTCCTCGCGCAAACCGAAGCGGAATGTGAGCAGCGCATCCTCGCGGCCCGCAAAGGGCTGGCGATTGCCCGGTCGCGCGGTCGCGCGGTCGAGGATGAAATCGGAACGATGGCGGGCCTGCTGGCCGATCTGCAGAGGAATGGAACTCTGGATCTTTACATCGAGCGTCGCCGTGGTGAGGTATTGGCTGATTCCCGTATTTCCTATATCAAGAGGCCGTCATGA
- a CDS encoding SulP family inorganic anion transporter codes for MQKFHSLLNFWKQSWLDVFRNPFLPQDTMAAITVAAVALPLNIALAVASGLPPSAGLLAGAIGGAIAAIFGGAPLQVTGPAAALNIMVLHITKDFGAAGVAASCLIIGLVQLTLCWLAAGRFIRFVPEAVLAGFTTGVGLKLLDNQIPEFLGFHYTVFELAVMFERPDWLHEVSWLAVVCGLFVALLVTTCKPFKRFPAALIGIAIVTAVSVQLNWNLDRVGAIPAALPWPSLPQVSADRWLSLIVATLPLALLAAIESLLSAQAVDRLAQAKKPHHPDLELFGQGLANIGSGLVSGMPVSGVIVRSSVNVQCGARTRLSSLLHGVILLVSILFLNETMALIPLAALAGLLCVIGMRLIEFHTLAHFWQKEKIQAVAFLLTAIGTLTGHLMGGLILGILLASFSHWRAGRMQRDSRPRPQHAKGIRAVIRSPDKNQRRPGHYHPISGQNNWLSQIRERAQLAASAFVHQKASVIGRVVLGENAHIAAESSVRADEGSPFFIGANSNIQDGVVIHALKEKWVNVAGEDWAVFIGEEVSVAHQALIHGPCYIGDHSFIGFQAVVHDSVVGSHCYIGIGAVVVGVEVESGRYVPHGTVVDTQAKADQLPPVTDAHRHFNEDVVDVNKGLVSAYRRHHREQTAGKRPSALTFGQRPLADRF; via the coding sequence ATGCAAAAATTTCATTCGCTTCTCAACTTTTGGAAGCAGAGCTGGCTCGATGTTTTTCGCAATCCGTTCCTGCCCCAGGATACGATGGCTGCGATTACGGTAGCGGCCGTGGCTCTGCCCTTGAACATTGCTCTGGCGGTGGCCTCGGGGCTGCCGCCGAGCGCGGGGCTTTTAGCCGGTGCCATCGGTGGGGCCATCGCGGCCATCTTCGGTGGGGCTCCTTTGCAGGTCACAGGTCCTGCAGCCGCATTGAATATCATGGTGCTGCATATCACCAAGGATTTTGGAGCCGCAGGCGTGGCTGCATCCTGTCTGATCATCGGCCTCGTGCAGCTGACCCTCTGCTGGCTCGCGGCCGGGCGTTTCATACGCTTTGTGCCCGAGGCGGTACTGGCAGGATTTACCACGGGCGTGGGACTTAAACTCCTCGATAATCAGATTCCGGAATTTCTGGGATTTCATTACACCGTCTTTGAATTGGCCGTGATGTTCGAGCGTCCCGACTGGCTTCATGAGGTTTCATGGCTGGCCGTCGTCTGCGGACTTTTCGTTGCACTGCTGGTCACGACCTGCAAGCCGTTCAAACGCTTTCCGGCTGCGCTGATCGGGATCGCGATTGTCACTGCGGTTTCCGTGCAGCTGAATTGGAATCTGGATCGCGTCGGAGCGATTCCTGCAGCTCTGCCGTGGCCGTCTCTGCCTCAGGTTTCGGCTGACAGGTGGTTGAGTCTGATTGTGGCCACACTTCCTTTGGCCCTGCTCGCCGCCATTGAATCGCTTCTGTCCGCGCAGGCCGTTGATCGACTCGCGCAGGCGAAAAAACCGCATCATCCCGATCTCGAACTCTTCGGTCAGGGCCTTGCCAATATTGGTTCGGGCCTCGTCAGTGGCATGCCGGTGTCCGGTGTGATCGTGCGATCCTCGGTGAATGTGCAGTGCGGAGCCCGGACAAGGCTCAGTTCTCTTCTGCATGGCGTCATCCTTTTGGTGTCGATTCTGTTTTTGAATGAAACCATGGCGCTGATTCCTCTGGCTGCCCTGGCAGGACTTCTTTGCGTCATCGGTATGAGGCTCATCGAGTTTCATACACTCGCTCATTTCTGGCAGAAGGAAAAAATCCAGGCCGTGGCCTTTCTTTTGACGGCGATCGGAACGCTGACAGGTCACCTGATGGGTGGACTGATCCTCGGCATTCTTCTGGCCAGTTTCAGCCACTGGCGGGCGGGCAGAATGCAGAGAGACTCGCGACCACGTCCTCAGCATGCGAAAGGCATCCGCGCCGTGATTCGGAGTCCGGATAAGAACCAAAGACGGCCGGGTCATTACCATCCGATCAGCGGGCAGAACAATTGGCTGTCGCAGATCCGCGAGAGGGCCCAGCTCGCAGCATCGGCTTTCGTGCATCAGAAAGCTTCGGTGATTGGTCGGGTCGTCCTTGGTGAGAACGCGCATATCGCAGCGGAAAGTTCGGTGCGTGCGGATGAGGGATCACCGTTCTTTATCGGTGCGAACTCGAACATTCAGGATGGTGTCGTCATCCATGCTCTGAAGGAAAAGTGGGTGAACGTCGCTGGCGAGGATTGGGCCGTCTTCATCGGAGAAGAGGTGTCGGTCGCGCATCAGGCCCTGATTCATGGACCCTGCTATATCGGGGATCATTCCTTCATCGGTTTTCAAGCGGTCGTGCATGATTCGGTGGTGGGATCCCATTGTTATATCGGTATCGGTGCGGTCGTTGTCGGTGTGGAGGTGGAGTCGGGTCGATATGTTCCGCATGGGACAGTCGTCGATACTCAGGCCAAGGCCGATCAGCTGCCGCCTGTGACCGACGCGCATCGGCATTTCAATGAAGACGTCGTCGACGTCAACAAGGGTTTGGTGTCGGCCTATCGTCGGCATCATCGGGAACAGACTGCGGGAAAGCGTCCATCGGCGCTGACCTTCGGCCAACGTCCGCTCGCGGATCGCTTTTAA
- the dinB gene encoding DNA polymerase IV, with translation MAAVHPSLLERKIIHFDMDAFYASIEIRDDPSLKDKPLVIGGSPQSRAVVCTASYAARKFGVKSAMPCSQAARLCPDAIFMSPNFHKYHAVSQEIRGIFRQYTQQIEPLSLDEAYLDVTHNAHGLYATKLAKMMQEQIYDELKLTGSAGVAPNKLLAKIASDINKPKGLTVILPEQALRFMEHLPLRRIHGIGPASEKRLQKAGLFYCRDVWKRDPADLEAELGSMGRWIWIRSQGIDERPVEVERERKSLGKEDTFATDILDLDVLIKELKALAQEVAEALRRRGLRGKTITVKCKYADFHQVTRSRSLPMPTDEAARIEEIACELLRQTEAGQRKVRLLGVSVANFEQLQELPLDLQA, from the coding sequence ATGGCAGCAGTGCACCCTTCCTTGCTTGAGCGAAAAATCATCCATTTCGATATGGATGCCTTTTACGCGTCCATTGAAATTCGGGATGATCCGAGTTTGAAGGATAAGCCTCTTGTCATTGGAGGCTCCCCTCAGTCGCGCGCCGTGGTCTGTACCGCGAGCTATGCCGCGCGAAAATTTGGCGTTAAGTCCGCCATGCCCTGCTCGCAGGCCGCGCGTCTTTGTCCCGATGCCATCTTCATGTCCCCCAACTTTCATAAATATCATGCGGTGTCGCAGGAGATCCGCGGCATCTTCCGCCAGTATACGCAGCAGATCGAACCGCTTTCTTTGGATGAAGCCTATCTGGATGTGACGCACAATGCGCATGGTCTTTACGCAACGAAACTCGCGAAGATGATGCAGGAGCAGATTTATGACGAACTGAAGCTGACCGGCTCCGCGGGCGTGGCTCCGAATAAACTGCTGGCGAAAATCGCATCGGATATCAATAAACCGAAGGGACTCACCGTGATCCTGCCGGAGCAGGCACTGCGGTTCATGGAGCATCTTCCTTTGCGGCGGATTCATGGCATTGGCCCGGCGAGTGAAAAGCGTCTGCAGAAGGCCGGGCTTTTCTATTGCCGTGATGTCTGGAAGCGTGATCCTGCGGATCTGGAAGCGGAGCTCGGGAGCATGGGCCGATGGATTTGGATACGTTCCCAGGGCATTGATGAAAGACCCGTGGAGGTGGAGCGTGAAAGAAAATCGCTCGGCAAGGAAGATACCTTTGCCACCGATATTCTGGATCTTGATGTTTTAATCAAGGAGCTGAAGGCGCTCGCCCAGGAAGTGGCCGAGGCTCTGCGGCGTCGGGGCCTGCGTGGCAAGACCATCACGGTGAAATGCAAGTACGCGGACTTTCATCAGGTGACGCGCAGCCGGTCCCTGCCGATGCCCACCGATGAAGCAGCACGGATCGAAGAGATCGCCTGCGAACTTTTGCGGCAGACCGAGGCGGGTCAACGCAAGGTTCGTCTCTTGGGTGTCAGTGTCGCAAATTTTGAACAGCTTCAGGAATTGCCGCTCGACCTTCAGGCCTGA
- a CDS encoding phosphoenolpyruvate synthase, which yields MKHWILKAQDHLDLQSAETGGKARNLAFLSQKNFPVPAWFALGRASLQAFLDDNNFHALIQRAEPTEAFEAEVLAAFLAKPLPHDVLTALRGALRDHDFQDDFVAVRSSGLDEDGGAQSFAGQYSSFLFQKGEEQIVESIKRCWASAFSHRVLHYRQQNRLDIKDSAMGVVIQKMLHADRAGVMFTRHPIKVLDRDKILISAVFGAGEGLVSGLLAADSFELSRASGQVESEITTKTEALEIAAAGGLQKVAVPSDMQNQAALSVEQIQKLGALADLVESRAGSPQDIEFVFEQNELYLVQTRPITNLPPEVYYQSYEKKTQPFLWDNSNIIESYSGVTSPLTFSFASRAYNQVYIQFMDVMGVPKKLVDDMAPTFRNLLGLLRGRIYYNLANWYELVLALPGTASNKTFMETMMGVKQELGPDLQKVFDGIRAAPQYGFFDKIKLLAKTFYRFRKIDQIIADFFRDFNRVYHEARAVDMRAMSLSEQMAYYTHLENSFLKKWQAPIINDYLCMIFFGLLKKLTGQWIKGADTDSLQNDLLCGEGGLDSTEPTKFLLRLAKRIDAGDPAFKAWFTSTPADEIITGLRGTYKDTAAAKDFAEFLDRFGFRCVNELKLEEPDLHDDPSFVVHSLVSYIRMGSFQTEDMEMREREIRQKAEAIVDQNLGGIKRKVYNFVLREARRAVKNRENLRFARTKSFGLTRHLFRAMGSQLVLAKLLQDERDIFYLSIDEIIAFVEGRGLTTRLHEIVAIRKAEFDEYRRTPSPPERFISYGAVGYSLAWPSVLLEADLLRSLQEVGDDPNKLHGTPCCPGVVEGTVRVVETLADAAGINGDILVTSRTDPGWVPLFPSCSGLLIERGSLLSHSAVVARELGLPTIVGVNGGLMKRLQTGDRVRIDAGKGEITILR from the coding sequence ATGAAACACTGGATTTTGAAGGCTCAGGATCATTTGGACCTCCAATCCGCAGAAACCGGCGGAAAAGCACGTAACCTGGCCTTTTTAAGTCAGAAAAACTTCCCGGTGCCGGCATGGTTCGCACTGGGTCGAGCCTCCCTGCAGGCCTTCCTTGATGACAATAATTTTCATGCTTTAATTCAGCGTGCGGAGCCGACCGAAGCTTTTGAAGCCGAAGTCCTGGCCGCATTTCTGGCCAAACCTCTGCCTCACGACGTGCTCACAGCGCTGCGAGGTGCTTTGCGCGATCATGATTTCCAAGATGACTTCGTCGCGGTCCGTTCCAGTGGTCTGGATGAAGACGGCGGCGCTCAATCCTTTGCCGGTCAGTATTCATCCTTTCTCTTTCAAAAGGGTGAAGAGCAGATCGTCGAATCCATCAAACGCTGCTGGGCCTCGGCTTTTTCCCATCGCGTTCTACACTATCGTCAGCAGAATAGACTCGATATCAAAGACAGCGCCATGGGCGTGGTCATTCAAAAAATGCTGCACGCCGACCGCGCAGGCGTGATGTTCACGCGCCATCCGATTAAAGTGCTCGATCGCGATAAGATCCTCATTTCGGCCGTATTTGGTGCGGGTGAAGGTCTTGTCAGTGGACTTTTGGCCGCTGACAGCTTCGAACTCTCCCGTGCCTCAGGCCAGGTGGAATCGGAGATCACGACCAAAACAGAAGCCCTGGAAATCGCCGCTGCAGGTGGCCTTCAGAAAGTGGCCGTCCCTTCAGACATGCAGAATCAGGCCGCCCTTTCCGTGGAACAGATTCAAAAACTCGGCGCCCTCGCCGACCTTGTCGAAAGCCGCGCCGGCAGTCCCCAGGATATCGAATTCGTCTTTGAACAGAATGAACTTTACCTGGTGCAGACCCGTCCGATCACCAATCTTCCACCAGAAGTTTATTATCAGTCCTATGAAAAGAAAACGCAGCCCTTCCTTTGGGATAACTCCAACATCATCGAAAGCTATTCCGGTGTGACTTCGCCCCTGACTTTCAGCTTTGCGAGCCGGGCTTATAACCAGGTCTATATCCAGTTCATGGATGTGATGGGGGTTCCGAAAAAACTCGTGGACGACATGGCCCCGACCTTCAGAAACCTGCTCGGTCTTCTGCGCGGCCGGATCTACTATAACCTTGCCAACTGGTACGAGCTGGTCCTGGCCCTCCCCGGAACGGCCAGCAATAAAACCTTCATGGAAACCATGATGGGTGTGAAGCAGGAGCTGGGTCCGGATCTGCAGAAGGTCTTTGATGGCATCCGCGCGGCTCCTCAGTATGGGTTCTTCGACAAGATCAAACTCCTGGCGAAGACCTTCTATCGCTTCCGCAAAATCGATCAGATCATCGCCGACTTCTTCCGCGACTTCAATCGCGTCTACCATGAAGCCCGCGCTGTGGATATGCGCGCCATGTCTCTTTCCGAGCAGATGGCCTATTACACGCATCTGGAAAACAGCTTCCTTAAAAAATGGCAGGCGCCGATCATCAATGATTATCTGTGCATGATCTTCTTCGGCCTTTTGAAAAAACTCACAGGCCAATGGATCAAGGGCGCTGATACGGATTCCCTGCAGAATGATCTTCTCTGCGGGGAAGGCGGCCTCGACAGCACCGAGCCGACCAAGTTCCTCCTGCGCCTTGCCAAACGCATCGACGCGGGTGATCCGGCCTTCAAAGCCTGGTTTACGAGCACCCCTGCGGATGAAATCATCACAGGCCTGCGCGGCACCTACAAGGATACCGCCGCGGCCAAGGACTTCGCGGAGTTTCTGGACCGCTTCGGTTTCCGCTGCGTGAATGAACTGAAACTCGAAGAACCCGATCTGCATGATGATCCGAGTTTCGTCGTGCATTCGTTGGTCAGCTATATTCGGATGGGCTCGTTCCAGACCGAAGACATGGAAATGCGCGAGCGTGAAATTCGCCAGAAAGCGGAAGCCATCGTCGATCAGAACCTTGGCGGCATAAAGCGCAAGGTTTATAACTTCGTCCTGCGCGAAGCCCGCCGGGCCGTGAAAAACCGGGAGAACCTGCGTTTTGCCCGTACCAAGAGCTTTGGCCTGACCCGGCACCTGTTCCGAGCCATGGGTTCGCAGCTCGTCCTGGCCAAACTTCTGCAGGATGAACGCGATATTTTCTATCTGAGCATTGATGAAATCATCGCCTTCGTCGAAGGCCGCGGCTTGACCACGCGCCTTCATGAAATCGTCGCCATCCGCAAGGCGGAATTCGATGAATACCGCCGCACGCCTTCGCCTCCCGAACGCTTTATCAGCTATGGAGCCGTGGGTTATTCCCTGGCCTGGCCGAGCGTGCTTTTGGAAGCCGACCTTCTGCGTAGTCTGCAGGAAGTGGGTGATGATCCGAATAAACTCCATGGCACACCCTGCTGCCCTGGTGTTGTGGAAGGCACCGTGCGCGTCGTGGAAACTTTAGCTGATGCCGCAGGCATCAACGGTGATATTCTCGTGACGTCGCGAACCGATCCAGGTTGGGTCCCGCTGTTCCCGTCCTGCTCGGGTCTTTTGATTGAACGCGGTTCGCTCCTGTCGCACTCGGCAGTCGTGGCTCGTGAACTCGGTCTGCCGACGATCGTGGGTGTGAACGGTGGATTGATGAAGCGCCTGCAAACAGGTGATCGTGTGCGTATTGATGCCGGCAAAGGTGAAATTACCATCCTGAGGTGA
- a CDS encoding DUF3419 family protein, whose protein sequence is MTGNAYFNSLNYSIANEDAAFELGICRQIKPKKILAICGSGARFLPLAGVGPEKITALDLATQQLALADLRRTIMQNYPLQDYLRFFGYPPYSTHEFKAERAALFSELNIKPDTRRYFSELFRKIDWDGLLYQGRWEETFIGIPKKLRKIFGTAYDSIFQFKDQKEQDAFFAKKLKDKLWCSVPAAVLMLMGNATFFNTVLYRGSFVRKNIPGSYFEFYSNAFKRLFANGLARENFFLQICFLGRLQYPEGNPLEVHPDVYAAAQKALQAGTEIELVERDVLGFAAKTQEKYDFVSLSNVPSYFSGAPESNYLQSLTRCLNRGALVVVRCYLRIPEGTDTSGFVDVSHEYSELAAKEKMQMYRILVFKYVG, encoded by the coding sequence ATGACAGGGAACGCGTACTTTAACTCCCTGAATTATTCGATTGCCAATGAAGATGCCGCCTTTGAACTGGGCATCTGCCGTCAGATCAAGCCTAAAAAAATCCTGGCCATCTGTGGCAGCGGCGCCCGATTTTTGCCTTTGGCGGGCGTGGGGCCGGAAAAGATCACGGCGCTTGACCTCGCCACCCAGCAGCTGGCCCTGGCCGATCTGCGGCGGACTATCATGCAGAATTATCCGCTTCAGGACTATCTGCGTTTCTTCGGCTATCCCCCTTACTCCACGCACGAGTTCAAAGCGGAACGCGCGGCGCTTTTCAGTGAGCTGAACATCAAACCCGACACGCGTCGCTATTTTTCTGAGCTGTTTCGGAAGATAGATTGGGATGGTCTTCTTTATCAAGGCCGTTGGGAGGAGACGTTTATTGGGATTCCAAAGAAGCTGCGCAAGATCTTTGGGACTGCTTACGACAGCATCTTTCAGTTCAAAGATCAGAAGGAACAGGATGCCTTCTTCGCGAAGAAATTGAAGGATAAGCTGTGGTGCTCGGTTCCTGCGGCGGTTCTGATGCTGATGGGAAATGCGACCTTCTTCAATACCGTTCTTTATCGCGGAAGTTTCGTCAGAAAAAATATCCCGGGTTCCTATTTTGAATTCTATTCCAACGCGTTCAAGCGTCTTTTCGCCAATGGCCTTGCGCGGGAGAATTTCTTTCTGCAGATTTGCTTTCTAGGGCGTTTGCAGTATCCCGAGGGTAACCCACTGGAGGTCCATCCCGACGTTTATGCAGCCGCACAGAAAGCCCTGCAGGCCGGCACTGAGATTGAACTCGTGGAACGGGACGTCCTGGGCTTTGCTGCCAAAACCCAGGAAAAATATGACTTCGTCTCCCTCAGCAACGTGCCCTCGTATTTTTCCGGAGCCCCGGAATCAAATTATTTGCAAAGCCTGACCCGTTGCCTCAATCGCGGTGCGCTGGTTGTGGTTCGCTGCTATCTGCGTATTCCCGAGGGCACGGACACCTCGGGTTTTGTCGATGTCAGCCACGAATATAGCGAGCTGGCTGCCAAGGAGAAGATGCAGATGTATCGGATTCTTGTGTTTAAGTATGTGGGTTAG
- a CDS encoding phosphatidylinositol-specific phospholipase C domain-containing protein yields MVRLGAFGLFLLSLWTQAFAQVNPSDWMSEIYAHKPEQALRQIIIPGTHDTGTDQMTSGSGAASALEGIMKIAPKGAVVAWSKTQDRSMGQQLEDGIRYFDMRVENTPSGWMTYHGLLSNRLTDMLAELAAFFENHPHEIVLLDFQSLVNFNNDVTELVSYFENHPVFRSRVAPWGEFNPQVRLGDLWDADKNLILLFDQRRVRLPDGSWGDSSFVWPRTLQNPWSNTRHTAKVEEDILNGIRQRPDDIFYVSQAVLTPDANVVTTGWTRGITSLRDMAVKWMNPKFAALLPRLDQSARDADKHVNIIIADFYQHGSFVDLCLRLNQQNAGG; encoded by the coding sequence ATGGTTCGTCTGGGAGCCTTTGGGCTTTTTTTGCTTTCATTATGGACACAGGCTTTTGCACAGGTAAATCCCAGTGACTGGATGTCCGAGATTTACGCGCATAAACCCGAGCAGGCTTTGCGCCAGATCATCATTCCCGGCACTCATGACACCGGCACCGATCAGATGACCTCGGGTTCAGGAGCGGCCAGCGCTCTGGAAGGCATCATGAAAATCGCCCCCAAAGGCGCGGTGGTGGCCTGGTCCAAAACTCAGGACCGATCCATGGGACAGCAGCTGGAGGATGGGATTCGCTACTTCGATATGCGCGTGGAGAATACGCCTTCGGGATGGATGACCTATCACGGTCTTCTTTCCAACCGTCTGACGGATATGCTTGCCGAGCTTGCCGCATTCTTTGAGAATCATCCCCACGAAATCGTGCTGCTCGACTTTCAATCGCTCGTGAACTTCAACAATGATGTCACAGAACTGGTCAGCTACTTCGAAAATCATCCAGTCTTCCGTTCACGCGTTGCTCCCTGGGGGGAATTCAACCCTCAGGTACGGCTCGGTGATCTTTGGGATGCCGACAAAAATCTTATCCTCCTCTTCGATCAACGCCGCGTCCGCTTGCCCGATGGCAGCTGGGGCGACAGCTCCTTCGTCTGGCCGCGGACGCTGCAAAATCCCTGGTCCAATACCCGGCATACAGCAAAGGTTGAAGAGGACATTCTGAATGGAATTCGGCAAAGGCCTGATGATATCTTCTACGTGAGCCAAGCGGTCCTTACACCGGACGCGAATGTCGTGACCACAGGCTGGACGCGCGGGATTACCAGCCTTCGGGATATGGCTGTGAAGTGGATGAATCCGAAGTTTGCCGCTCTCCTTCCACGTTTGGATCAAAGCGCGCGGGATGCGGACAAGCATGTAAATATCATTATTGCCGATTTTTATCAGCATGGGTCGTTTGTCGATCTTTGCCTGAGACTCAATCAGCAAAACGCGGGGGGATGA
- a CDS encoding outer membrane lipoprotein-sorting protein, with the protein MFIRLLLLLSSLLLTPAYGAEPTPAEILQKADEVRNPSASFTMVVTVKDHDGTLSKFEVKTKGKDRTLIKTLEAPHSKANALLMVEQDMWAFIPNLKRAVRVSLQQKLTGQAANGDIARMRLAGDYDAKIEKDEKDAWQLFLTANKKGLTYDKIRLWVGKDGYKPRKAEYLTMAGDPLKIAKFEKYSAMAGADRPTTIRIEDAKRSSDFSVLEILSLQNAEFPDAIFQASNLGP; encoded by the coding sequence ATGTTCATAAGACTTCTGCTGCTATTATCCAGTCTTCTTCTCACGCCGGCCTATGGCGCGGAACCCACGCCCGCCGAGATTTTGCAAAAGGCCGATGAGGTTCGGAATCCCTCGGCCTCGTTCACCATGGTCGTGACCGTCAAGGACCATGATGGAACGCTGTCCAAGTTTGAAGTGAAGACCAAAGGCAAGGATCGCACTCTGATCAAAACCTTGGAAGCACCCCACAGCAAAGCCAACGCGCTTTTGATGGTGGAGCAGGATATGTGGGCCTTTATTCCGAACCTGAAGCGTGCGGTGCGGGTCAGCCTGCAGCAGAAACTCACAGGTCAGGCCGCGAATGGTGACATCGCGCGCATGCGTCTGGCGGGTGATTATGATGCTAAGATCGAAAAGGATGAGAAGGATGCCTGGCAGCTCTTTCTGACCGCGAATAAAAAGGGCCTGACCTATGACAAGATCCGGCTCTGGGTTGGAAAAGATGGCTATAAACCGCGCAAGGCCGAATATTTGACCATGGCCGGAGACCCTTTAAAAATAGCCAAATTTGAGAAATATAGCGCGATGGCCGGGGCGGACCGCCCGACCACCATCCGTATCGAGGATGCCAAACGCAGCAGTGATTTCTCCGTTCTGGAGATTCTTTCGCTGCAGAATGCCGAATTTCCTGATGCCATCTTTCAAGCCAGCAATTTGGGGCCCTGA
- a CDS encoding ABC transporter permease, whose protein sequence is MLIKIAFLNLLRNYRRSLVGLLTVGFGVTALFLFDGFNKGIMRQYKDNTIHAKYGHGQLNTKGYREQIFEKPWEHWIEQPEVLIQELAQVPGISHVFPRIDFPAMLQAGDLNVAGRGLAVDGHVEADFFNTMNLIEGGTLRDEPNGIILGQGLARALAVKPGDRVTLLTNTVHGSLNGADFILVGVFQTGLKELDDSHFRIQRAAAAPLLDTDRVESIALGLAHDEDWASVSQIIREKHPELDLTSFAELDKVYYQHAVDWLGQQFVVIQWIIILIVALGIGNTMAFTVLERTPEIGHLRANGESARDVLMLLLWEGTLIGLIGSIFGILLGWLLNVTLLQQGILMPPAPGLTRQFHVKIELQPMMVVVSCLLGTLTAAVATGLAASGRVRMPIAAALRYR, encoded by the coding sequence ATGCTCATTAAAATCGCGTTTTTAAACCTGCTCCGTAACTACCGCCGCAGTCTGGTCGGACTTTTAACGGTGGGTTTCGGTGTCACGGCGCTGTTTCTCTTTGATGGTTTCAATAAAGGCATCATGCGCCAGTACAAGGATAATACGATTCATGCCAAGTACGGGCATGGGCAGCTGAATACCAAAGGCTATCGCGAGCAGATTTTTGAAAAACCGTGGGAACATTGGATTGAGCAGCCTGAAGTGCTGATCCAGGAACTGGCCCAGGTGCCGGGCATCAGTCACGTCTTCCCGCGCATTGATTTCCCGGCCATGCTGCAGGCCGGTGACCTGAATGTCGCCGGTCGTGGTCTCGCGGTGGATGGTCACGTCGAAGCGGATTTTTTCAATACGATGAATCTGATCGAAGGCGGAACGCTGCGGGATGAACCCAACGGCATCATCCTGGGGCAGGGATTGGCACGGGCTCTGGCGGTAAAACCGGGTGACCGCGTTACGCTTCTGACCAATACCGTTCATGGCAGCCTCAACGGAGCCGATTTTATTCTGGTCGGTGTTTTTCAAACGGGTTTGAAGGAACTGGATGACAGCCACTTCCGTATTCAGAGAGCCGCGGCTGCCCCGCTGCTCGATACGGATCGCGTGGAAAGTATCGCACTCGGACTCGCGCACGATGAGGACTGGGCATCTGTGTCCCAGATCATCCGCGAAAAACATCCCGAGCTGGACCTCACTTCGTTTGCCGAACTGGACAAGGTCTACTATCAGCATGCGGTTGATTGGCTTGGTCAGCAGTTTGTGGTCATCCAATGGATTATCATTCTGATCGTGGCCCTCGGGATTGGCAACACCATGGCCTTCACCGTCCTGGAGCGTACGCCCGAGATTGGGCACCTGCGCGCCAACGGCGAGTCGGCACGGGATGTGCTTATGCTTCTGCTTTGGGAAGGCACTCTGATCGGTCTGATCGGGTCTATCTTCGGTATCCTTCTCGGCTGGCTTCTGAACGTGACCCTTTTGCAGCAGGGAATCCTGATGCCGCCGGCTCCGGGCTTGACGCGGCAGTTTCATGTGAAAATAGAGCTGCAACCCATGATGGTGGTGGTATCCTGTCTTTTAGGAACGCTGACGGCTGCCGTAGCCACAGGGTTGGCTGCATCGGGCCGGGTTCGGATGCCGATCGCCGCCGCTTTACGCTATCGCTAG